From Flavobacterium arcticum, the proteins below share one genomic window:
- a CDS encoding translation initiation factor, translated as MGKKINSLEDLGGFVFSTNENFEYNNNNEQQETLSNSEQRLEAHLDKKNRGGKVATIIKGFEGTDDDLKALAKKLKTLCGVGGSAKDNEIIIQGNFRDKIMDYLTKEGYKIKRVGS; from the coding sequence ATGGGAAAGAAAATAAATAGTCTTGAAGACCTTGGTGGCTTTGTGTTTTCCACCAACGAAAACTTTGAGTATAACAATAACAACGAACAGCAGGAAACCTTATCTAATAGCGAACAAAGACTTGAAGCTCATCTTGATAAGAAAAACAGAGGTGGCAAAGTGGCTACCATAATAAAAGGTTTTGAAGGTACAGATGATGACCTGAAAGCACTAGCCAAAAAACTTAAAACACTATGCGGCGTAGGTGGTTCTGCTAAAGATAATGAAATTATCATACAAGGTAACTTTCGAGATAAAATAATGGATTACCTAACAAAAGAGGGGTATAAAATAAAACGCGTAGGCAGCTAA
- a CDS encoding AraC family transcriptional regulator: MIKVEKKEKYYITEVDANQYSIYCHHDLMGELLIPNHSHDKDQFLYTEGGVVYVKTEKKTYFLPARHFMWIPAGVKHSIHPNAEDVIMRNLYFPKEEMGMDFYKKEGIYPVNDLLLNLLLFTNRWNGNLEQDTRNYTIAKALKVLLPELSGNSLELSLPLAKDKRLLKITEYINAHLHEHLLFTDIAQQYGFSTRTLHRIFTKDLSMSFIQYFTICRMLRAIELLQKKNIPVSEVALSVGYNSLPSFSNTFYKLLGQRPSEYAKGKNILEK, encoded by the coding sequence ATGATTAAAGTAGAGAAAAAAGAGAAGTATTATATTACAGAAGTAGATGCAAATCAGTATAGTATATACTGTCATCATGATTTAATGGGGGAGCTTCTTATTCCTAATCATAGCCATGATAAAGACCAGTTTTTATATACCGAGGGTGGGGTGGTGTATGTAAAAACAGAAAAAAAGACTTATTTTTTACCAGCGCGCCATTTTATGTGGATACCAGCAGGGGTAAAACATAGTATTCATCCTAATGCAGAAGATGTTATAATGCGAAATTTATATTTCCCTAAAGAAGAAATGGGAATGGATTTTTATAAAAAGGAAGGGATATATCCTGTTAATGATTTATTGCTAAATTTATTATTATTTACTAATAGATGGAATGGTAATCTAGAACAAGATACTCGTAATTATACTATAGCTAAAGCTTTAAAAGTACTATTGCCTGAATTATCAGGCAATAGTTTAGAGTTGTCGTTACCACTAGCTAAAGACAAACGTTTACTAAAAATAACAGAATATATTAATGCTCATTTGCATGAACATCTTCTTTTTACGGATATAGCACAGCAGTATGGTTTTAGTACCCGTACCCTACATCGTATTTTTACTAAAGATTTAAGTATGTCTTTTATTCAGTATTTTACAATTTGCCGTATGTTAAGGGCTATAGAGCTGCTTCAAAAAAAGAATATACCTGTAAGTGAAGTAGCCCTATCTGTAGGATATAATAGTTTGCCTAGTTTTAGTAATACTTTTTATAAGTTACTAGGACAGCGCCCATCGGAATATGCAAAGGGTAAAAATATACTTGAAAAATAA
- a CDS encoding transglutaminase domain-containing protein — MIESKTITFKKIKEKLSIKKPWDSIIILALNILIAIPVFIILHQNLIDPEWPFHIDRILIFIALIVVIQVILRLLKTVIIICIFFYLIALIYGTLFGGYGFKAVFEDYQAMIYTMSADPNPQDIIISKLLPFPNKSEIIDAVEYDNPKVRNFALSATTKFFKEVKGYHEQRKMIQCFAVFKAIRDKWNYVNDPKGREYIAYASESLQHFSGDCDDHAILMSACIRAIGGTPRIIHTGGHLYPEMLVGNKADLEMANYLIKEVLFIDESKGKEIHYHIDERGQIWLNLDYTARYPGGPFMSEEILGALTFN, encoded by the coding sequence ATGATAGAATCGAAGACCATTACTTTTAAAAAAATAAAAGAAAAGCTTAGTATAAAGAAGCCATGGGATTCTATTATCATTTTGGCACTTAATATACTTATTGCTATTCCTGTTTTTATCATCTTACACCAAAACTTAATTGACCCCGAGTGGCCTTTTCATATTGATAGAATACTCATATTTATTGCTCTAATTGTAGTTATACAAGTTATTTTAAGACTATTAAAAACAGTGATTATAATATGTATATTCTTTTATTTAATAGCACTTATATATGGTACACTTTTCGGGGGGTACGGTTTTAAAGCCGTATTCGAAGATTATCAGGCTATGATATATACTATGTCTGCCGACCCTAACCCACAGGATATAATTATCTCTAAACTATTACCATTCCCTAATAAATCAGAGATTATTGATGCTGTCGAATATGATAATCCTAAAGTGCGTAATTTTGCTCTTTCGGCTACTACTAAGTTTTTTAAAGAAGTAAAAGGGTACCATGAACAGCGAAAAATGATACAGTGCTTTGCCGTTTTTAAAGCAATACGAGATAAGTGGAACTATGTAAACGACCCAAAAGGGCGCGAATATATTGCTTATGCCAGCGAATCGTTACAACACTTTTCTGGCGATTGTGACGATCATGCTATATTAATGTCAGCATGTATAAGGGCTATTGGTGGTACGCCAAGAATTATTCATACAGGAGGGCACTTATACCCAGAAATGCTTGTAGGCAACAAAGCCGACCTTGAAATGGCGAATTACCTTATAAAAGAAGTACTTTTTATAGACGAAAGTAAAGGCAAAGAAATTCATTATCACATAGACGAGCGCGGACAAATATGGCTTAATCTCGATTATACAGCAAGATATCCTGGTGGTCCTTTTATGTCAGAAGAAATTTTAGGTGCACTTACATTCAATTAA
- a CDS encoding succinate CoA transferase, which produces MKNTRILFEEYNDKIITAIEATYFIKDKMTVGTSGFTKAGDSKAVLPAFAKQAKYKNIGITLITGASLGHTTDTDLAANGALYRRMPFQADPVLRSKINNGEIMFIDQHLSETVELLNNKHLPKLDLAIIEASAIDENGNIIPTTSIGNSANFAKLADKIIIEINTSVPLDFKGIHDIFIPSPYPNRTIIPITKPNERAGIEYIEVDPKKVIGIVYTKLPDSPAAVTTCDEKTTAIANHLIRFFEKEVQQGKLTNSLMPLQAGIGKVANAVLSGFKKSNFKNLTMYSEVLQDSTFELIDAGVMNFASASSLTVSKKWYEQLYNNFDKYKNKIMLRPQNISNAPEVIRRLGVIAINTAIEFDIYGNVNSTHIGGNKMMNGIGGSGDFARNAYLSIFVTQSASKDENSISHVVPMVSHTDHTEHDVDILVTDQGLADLRGLAPRERAKVIIDNCVHPDYKEAMNSYFERACERGGHTPILQEEAFSWHIQYKKDGTMKQCCTAEIV; this is translated from the coding sequence ATGAAAAACACTAGAATATTATTCGAAGAATATAATGATAAAATAATCACAGCTATAGAAGCTACTTATTTTATAAAAGATAAAATGACGGTAGGTACTAGTGGATTTACAAAAGCCGGCGATAGTAAAGCTGTATTACCAGCATTTGCAAAACAGGCAAAATATAAAAATATAGGTATTACACTGATTACTGGAGCTTCGCTTGGGCATACTACTGACACTGACCTTGCAGCAAATGGGGCGTTGTATAGAAGAATGCCCTTTCAGGCAGACCCTGTGCTAAGATCGAAAATAAACAATGGAGAAATTATGTTTATAGACCAGCATCTAAGCGAAACAGTAGAGCTACTAAACAACAAACATTTACCCAAACTAGATCTCGCAATAATAGAAGCATCTGCAATAGATGAAAACGGAAATATTATACCCACTACCTCTATAGGCAACTCTGCTAATTTTGCAAAACTAGCAGATAAAATAATTATTGAGATAAATACTTCTGTACCGCTAGACTTTAAAGGAATACATGATATATTTATCCCATCTCCCTATCCTAACCGTACTATTATACCTATAACAAAACCAAATGAAAGAGCAGGTATAGAGTATATTGAAGTCGACCCTAAAAAAGTGATAGGTATAGTGTATACTAAATTACCCGATAGTCCTGCTGCAGTAACTACATGCGATGAAAAAACTACAGCAATAGCAAACCATTTAATTCGTTTTTTTGAAAAAGAAGTACAACAAGGTAAGCTAACAAATTCGCTTATGCCTTTACAGGCTGGCATTGGCAAAGTAGCTAATGCAGTACTTTCTGGTTTTAAAAAAAGTAACTTTAAAAACCTAACAATGTATTCTGAAGTATTACAGGATAGCACTTTTGAGCTAATAGATGCTGGTGTTATGAACTTTGCTTCTGCATCATCTTTAACCGTTTCTAAAAAATGGTATGAACAGTTATATAATAATTTCGACAAGTATAAAAATAAAATAATGTTGCGCCCTCAAAACATTAGCAATGCTCCTGAGGTAATAAGGCGGCTAGGTGTAATAGCTATAAATACTGCCATAGAGTTTGATATTTATGGTAATGTAAACTCTACTCATATAGGAGGTAACAAGATGATGAATGGCATTGGTGGTTCTGGTGATTTTGCTCGTAATGCTTACTTAAGCATATTTGTTACCCAGTCAGCCTCTAAAGATGAAAACTCTATATCGCATGTAGTACCTATGGTATCACATACCGATCATACAGAGCATGATGTAGATATTTTAGTTACTGATCAAGGACTTGCTGACCTAAGAGGATTAGCACCTCGCGAACGGGCAAAAGTTATAATAGATAATTGTGTACATCCTGACTATAAAGAAGCCATGAATAGTTATTTTGAAAGAGCTTGCGAGCGTGGCGGTCATACCCCTATTTTACAAGAAGAAGCATTTTCATGGCATATACAATATAAAAAAGACGGAACAATGAAACAATGTTGTACCGCCGAAATAGTTTAG
- a CDS encoding endonuclease MutS2: protein MINITEKTLKDLEFNTVLETVSDGCTTELGKEKALLITPHRNKEMLLQSLLQTSEYVSSFDNNNALPNHGFDAINNEIKFLAIEDSYLESGAFRKIATLSETTNTLIKFLEKFEEYYPNLYQRAVQVEYTKEIVKSIEKAIDKYGDIKDDASPELQVIRKGMNEVKGKINQSFAAALTHYNGLGYLDDIRESVVENRRVLAVLAMYRRKVKGSILGSSKTGSIAYIEPEATLRYSRELSNYEYEEKEEVKKILKNLSDIIRPHIPLLKEYQELLTDVDVISGKAKYARRINGILPTITNEKRLFFRDAFHPILYLNNKRKQETTYPQTIELKQDNRIIVISGPNAGGKSITLKTIGLLQLMLQCGLLIPVHERSETFLFDRIMTDIGDNQSIENHLSTYSYRLKNMNHFLRKCNDKTLFLIDEFGTGSDPELGGALAETFLEEFYHREAFGIITTHYSNLKMLANELPFATNANMLFDEKSLEPMYKLILGQAGSSFTFEVAQKNGIPYGLINRAKKKIEKGKVRFDKTIATLQKERSKLEKTSLNLKEEESRAREEGKKMENINTKIQQKLESYQELYDTNQRLIYIGQKLDDISDKYFNNKNKKELIGELLKMVEIENSKRKKLTPKEQKVKEVQQKKIITEVKEKVEVIRQVKKEKKLKEKPVEKPKAILKIGDRVRMIDGKAVGTLDAIERNKATVNYGIFTSKVAIESLELVEAIKK, encoded by the coding sequence ATGATTAATATTACCGAAAAGACATTAAAAGACTTAGAATTTAATACTGTGCTCGAAACAGTTTCGGATGGTTGTACTACCGAACTCGGAAAAGAGAAAGCACTTTTAATAACTCCGCATAGAAACAAGGAGATGTTATTACAGTCATTATTACAAACGTCAGAATATGTATCGTCGTTTGATAACAATAATGCATTACCTAATCATGGTTTTGACGCTATAAACAACGAAATAAAATTTCTAGCCATAGAGGACAGTTACCTTGAATCAGGTGCTTTTAGAAAAATTGCTACATTATCAGAAACGACCAATACCCTTATAAAGTTTCTAGAAAAATTTGAAGAATACTACCCTAATCTATACCAAAGAGCTGTACAAGTAGAATATACCAAAGAAATTGTAAAAAGCATAGAAAAAGCCATAGACAAATATGGTGATATAAAAGATGATGCTTCGCCAGAACTACAAGTCATCCGTAAAGGGATGAATGAAGTAAAGGGGAAAATAAACCAAAGTTTTGCAGCTGCACTAACACATTATAACGGCTTAGGTTACCTTGATGATATACGGGAAAGCGTAGTAGAAAACCGCAGAGTACTTGCCGTATTAGCCATGTATCGTCGAAAAGTGAAAGGATCTATACTAGGTAGCTCTAAAACGGGTAGTATAGCTTATATAGAGCCAGAGGCCACACTACGCTACTCACGAGAGCTGAGTAATTATGAGTATGAAGAAAAAGAAGAAGTAAAGAAGATATTAAAAAACCTCAGTGATATAATACGTCCTCATATACCTTTATTAAAAGAATATCAAGAACTCCTTACAGATGTTGATGTCATTTCGGGTAAAGCAAAATATGCAAGACGCATTAATGGTATATTACCTACTATTACAAACGAAAAAAGGTTGTTTTTTAGGGATGCCTTCCACCCTATTCTATATCTGAACAATAAGCGTAAGCAAGAAACTACATATCCTCAAACTATTGAATTGAAACAGGATAACAGGATTATTGTAATATCAGGTCCTAATGCAGGTGGTAAAAGTATTACCTTAAAAACCATAGGATTATTACAATTGATGTTACAATGTGGTTTACTAATACCTGTACATGAGCGTAGTGAGACCTTTTTGTTTGACCGTATTATGACAGATATTGGCGATAATCAGTCGATAGAAAACCACTTGAGTACCTATAGTTATCGCCTTAAAAACATGAATCATTTTTTAAGAAAATGTAACGATAAGACGCTTTTTCTTATTGATGAATTTGGTACAGGATCTGACCCTGAGTTAGGTGGTGCGCTTGCCGAAACATTTCTCGAAGAGTTTTACCACAGGGAAGCTTTTGGTATTATTACAACACATTATAGCAACCTAAAAATGCTAGCCAACGAATTGCCTTTTGCTACTAATGCAAATATGCTTTTTGATGAAAAATCGCTCGAACCAATGTATAAATTAATACTAGGGCAAGCAGGTAGCTCATTTACATTTGAAGTAGCACAGAAAAATGGTATTCCCTACGGGCTTATAAACAGAGCTAAAAAGAAAATAGAAAAAGGTAAAGTACGCTTTGATAAAACTATTGCTACATTACAAAAAGAACGCTCTAAACTAGAGAAAACATCTCTAAACCTAAAAGAAGAAGAAAGTAGAGCTCGTGAGGAAGGTAAAAAAATGGAAAACATCAATACCAAAATACAGCAAAAACTAGAAAGTTATCAAGAACTCTACGATACTAATCAGCGACTTATTTACATAGGGCAAAAACTAGACGATATAAGCGATAAGTATTTTAATAATAAAAATAAAAAGGAGCTTATTGGTGAGTTGTTAAAGATGGTAGAAATAGAAAACTCTAAACGTAAAAAACTAACTCCTAAAGAGCAAAAAGTAAAAGAAGTACAGCAAAAGAAAATTATTACCGAAGTAAAAGAAAAAGTAGAGGTTATAAGACAAGTAAAAAAGGAAAAGAAACTTAAAGAAAAACCTGTAGAAAAACCTAAAGCTATATTAAAAATTGGCGATAGG
- a CDS encoding uracil-DNA glycosylase encodes MNVEIHPSWKEILKDEFEKPYFENLIDFVKEEYSQTTCYPKGNRIFAAFDHCTFDKVKVVIIGQDPYHGPNQANGLCFSVSDGISKPPSLVNIFKEIHNDLGKPVPESGNLERWADQGVLLLNATLTVRRGQAGSHQGKGWETFTDAVIKKISEEKKDVVFMLWGGFAKKKGAKVDRTKHDVLESGHPSPLSANRGYWFGNKHFSKTNTFLKAKGKALIEW; translated from the coding sequence ATGAATGTTGAGATACACCCTTCATGGAAGGAGATACTAAAAGATGAATTTGAAAAACCTTATTTTGAAAATCTTATTGATTTTGTAAAAGAAGAGTATTCTCAAACGACCTGTTACCCGAAAGGCAACCGTATTTTTGCAGCTTTTGATCATTGCACTTTTGATAAAGTCAAGGTTGTAATAATAGGTCAAGATCCTTATCATGGACCTAACCAAGCAAATGGTTTATGTTTCTCGGTGAGTGATGGTATCTCTAAACCACCATCATTAGTAAATATTTTTAAAGAAATACATAACGATTTAGGGAAACCTGTACCCGAATCGGGTAATTTAGAGCGTTGGGCAGATCAAGGAGTGTTATTGCTTAACGCCACACTTACGGTAAGACGAGGACAAGCAGGGAGCCATCAAGGCAAAGGATGGGAAACATTTACGGATGCTGTTATTAAAAAAATATCTGAAGAGAAAAAAGATGTTGTTTTTATGCTTTGGGGTGGTTTTGCTAAAAAGAAAGGTGCTAAAGTAGATAGAACAAAACATGATGTTTTAGAGTCTGGACACCCTTCTCCATTAAGTGCTAATAGAGGGTACTGGTTTGGTAACAAGCATTTTAGTAAAACTAATACTTTTCTTAAAGCAAAAGGTAAGGCTTTAATAGAGTGGTAA
- a CDS encoding nucleoside phosphorylase encodes MKIQESELILNPDGSVYHLNLKPENIAHNIIFVGDQDRVEKITQHFDTIEFSTQKREFKTQTGTYKGKRITVLSTGIGPDNIDIVMNELDALVNIDLNTRHPKKELTSLNIVRVGTSGSLQSDIPVDSFVMSQYGLGIDNMLRTYLIDSISNTAMEDAFIKHTNWDLRKGRPYVVHGSEKLMQLFDSEKIHKGLTATAGGFYGAQGRVLRLDIQDRALNSKMDSFNYKENRITNLEMETAAIYGLSALLGHNALSLNAIIANRPNGTFSADPYAVVENLIAYSLEKITAL; translated from the coding sequence ATGAAAATACAGGAATCAGAACTAATATTAAATCCTGATGGTAGTGTTTACCATTTGAATTTAAAACCTGAAAATATAGCACATAATATCATTTTTGTGGGCGACCAAGATAGAGTTGAAAAAATAACACAACATTTTGACACTATTGAATTCAGTACACAAAAAAGAGAATTTAAAACCCAAACAGGTACATATAAAGGCAAGCGAATAACAGTACTCTCTACTGGTATAGGTCCTGACAATATTGATATTGTCATGAACGAACTAGATGCACTAGTAAACATAGATTTAAATACTAGACACCCCAAAAAAGAGCTTACATCACTTAACATTGTAAGAGTTGGAACTTCTGGCTCTTTACAGTCAGATATACCTGTAGATAGTTTTGTAATGTCGCAATATGGGCTTGGTATCGATAACATGCTACGTACCTATTTAATTGATAGTATCTCTAATACAGCGATGGAAGATGCCTTTATCAAGCACACAAATTGGGATTTACGCAAAGGCAGACCATATGTAGTGCATGGTAGTGAAAAACTAATGCAACTTTTTGATAGTGAGAAAATACACAAAGGATTAACAGCTACAGCAGGTGGTTTTTATGGTGCACAAGGTCGTGTTTTACGATTAGACATTCAAGATAGAGCGCTTAATAGTAAAATGGATAGCTTTAATTATAAAGAGAACCGAATTACTAATTTAGAGATGGAAACAGCCGCTATATATGGGCTTTCGGCATTGCTGGGGCATAATGCTTTATCTTTAAATGCTATAATTGCTAACAGACCAAATGGTACTTTTAGTGCAGACCCTTATGCTGTTGTAGAAAACCTTATAGCATATAGCTTAGAAAAGATTACTGCATTATAA
- a CDS encoding substrate-binding domain-containing protein, translating into MKKVRIAGVPEHFNLPWHLCIENNQFSDQNINAVWTDVPEGTGKLCQMLRNNETDIAVILTEGFIKDIAAGNDSKIAQVYVQSPLIWGIHVAAGSNYKTINDIQKGKIAISRYGSGSHLMAIVNAKNEGWDTSKLQFEIINTLDGAVEGLTQGKADYFMWERFMTKPIVDKGIFRRVGDRPTPWPCFVIAVRNEFLDKNKEAVETVLNIINKTTKEFKTIPDIDTILANRYGQKVEDIQEWLALTEWSQQKLDKTTFDKVQNQLSELNIITKKTTFEIATV; encoded by the coding sequence ATGAAAAAAGTAAGAATAGCAGGTGTTCCAGAGCATTTTAATTTACCTTGGCATTTGTGTATTGAGAATAATCAGTTTAGTGATCAAAATATAAATGCAGTATGGACAGATGTACCCGAAGGCACGGGCAAACTCTGTCAAATGTTACGTAATAACGAAACTGACATTGCCGTAATACTTACAGAGGGTTTTATTAAAGATATTGCAGCAGGTAATGATAGTAAAATTGCTCAGGTATATGTACAATCTCCTTTAATATGGGGAATACATGTTGCAGCGGGTTCAAATTATAAAACTATTAACGATATACAAAAAGGTAAAATAGCTATTAGTCGTTATGGTTCAGGCTCTCACCTAATGGCAATTGTAAATGCCAAAAATGAAGGGTGGGATACAAGCAAACTGCAATTTGAAATAATAAATACTCTTGATGGTGCTGTAGAGGGTCTTACCCAGGGTAAAGCCGACTATTTTATGTGGGAACGCTTTATGACAAAGCCTATTGTAGACAAAGGTATCTTTAGACGTGTGGGCGACCGCCCTACCCCTTGGCCTTGTTTTGTAATTGCTGTTCGCAACGAATTTTTAGACAAAAATAAAGAAGCCGTAGAAACAGTTTTAAACATAATAAATAAGACTACTAAAGAGTTTAAAACTATACCTGATATTGATACAATACTTGCAAATCGTTATGGACAAAAAGTAGAGGATATACAAGAATGGCTCGCTCTTACAGAATGGTCGCAACAAAAACTAGATAAAACCACTTTTGACAAAGTACAAAATCAATTATCTGAACTAAATATTATTACTAAGAAAACTACATTTGAAATAGCAACTGTATAA